A section of the Devosia rhizoryzae genome encodes:
- a CDS encoding DsbA family oxidoreductase, protein MTKQLKIDVFTDVVCPWCLVGSARLDQALAALPDDVDVIFENHPFYLDPNVPPEGVDVGQMLKEKYGKEPSEMWERVEGEARKAGIDLDLSQQPRMFNTAKAHTITRLSKANGNQHELANAIADAYFLEHRQINDDNVLADIAVEFGWDRGDALDAINDENELSITAELATSAAQQGIRGVPFFVFGEKYALSGAQPDEVFKQALDKTISEL, encoded by the coding sequence ATGACCAAGCAACTCAAGATCGATGTGTTCACCGATGTCGTCTGCCCCTGGTGCCTCGTCGGCTCGGCGCGGCTCGATCAGGCCTTGGCCGCCCTGCCCGACGATGTCGACGTGATCTTCGAAAACCACCCCTTCTATCTCGATCCCAACGTTCCGCCGGAAGGCGTCGACGTGGGTCAGATGCTCAAGGAAAAATACGGCAAAGAGCCGAGCGAGATGTGGGAGCGCGTTGAAGGCGAGGCGCGCAAGGCCGGGATCGACCTCGACCTCAGCCAGCAGCCGCGCATGTTCAACACGGCCAAGGCGCATACGATCACCCGCCTCTCCAAAGCCAATGGCAACCAGCATGAATTGGCCAATGCCATCGCCGACGCCTATTTCCTCGAGCACCGGCAGATCAACGACGACAATGTCCTCGCTGACATTGCCGTCGAGTTCGGCTGGGATCGTGGCGATGCTTTGGACGCCATCAACGACGAGAACGAACTCTCGATCACCGCAGAACTTGCCACCAGCGCCGCGCAGCAAGGCATCCGCGGCGTTCCCTTCTTCGTCTTCGGCGAAAAATATGCGCTTTCCGGCGCCCAGCCGGACGAAGTCTTCAAACAGGCCTTGGACAAGACCATTTCCGAACTGTGA
- a CDS encoding SlyX family protein: MEIGFRKRQRGVVNIALAVTDVPTYSDGKISLGDFGLMADAEDERIEALEARIAYQDQTIEELNQSITEQWKIIDLLTKKLSTLEEQVRSGSYIADPASEKPPPHY, translated from the coding sequence ATGGAGATCGGGTTCCGCAAGCGTCAACGCGGCGTGGTCAACATCGCTCTTGCCGTGACTGACGTCCCCACCTATTCGGATGGTAAGATTTCGTTAGGAGATTTTGGTCTGATGGCGGACGCAGAAGACGAACGCATTGAAGCACTCGAAGCGCGAATTGCCTATCAAGATCAGACGATTGAGGAGCTCAACCAGTCGATCACCGAGCAGTGGAAGATTATCGATCTTCTCACCAAAAAGCTTTCGACGCTCGAAGAACAGGTGCGTTCCGGCAGCTACATCGCCGACCCGGCAAGCGAGAAACCACCCCCGCATTACTAG
- a CDS encoding NAD(P)(+) transhydrogenase (Re/Si-specific) subunit beta: protein MDANIAALLYLISGVLFILALRGLSSPRTASRGNTFGMVGMGIAIVTTLLVASPSDWLSWLLIIAGLGLGGAIGAYMARTVKMTDMPQLVAAFHSLVGLAAVFVAAAALYAPEAFGIGVPGAIHAQALVEMSIGVAIGAFTFTGSVIAFAKLNGNMSGKPIILPFRHFIHIALGVAIIALVWAFTVSADPWLFWAITILALILGGLMIIPIGGADMPVVVSMLNSYSGWAAAGIGFTLGNTALIITGALVGSSGAILSYIMCKAMNRSFISVILGGFGGDTSSAAGGVEDDRPVKQGAADDAAFLMKNAGKVIIVPGYGMAVAQAQHALREMADLLKAAGVEVKYAIHPVAGRMPGHMNVLLAEANVPYDEVFELEDINSEFAQSDVAFVIGANDVTNPSAKTDKSSPIYGMPVLNVEDAGTVLFIKRGMAAGYAGVQNELFYRDNTMMLFGDAKKMTEDIVKALGH from the coding sequence ATCGACGCAAATATCGCCGCCCTTCTCTACCTGATCTCGGGCGTTCTCTTTATTCTCGCCCTGCGCGGCCTCTCGAGCCCTCGCACCGCCAGCCGCGGCAATACCTTCGGCATGGTCGGCATGGGCATAGCCATCGTCACCACCCTCCTGGTCGCTTCGCCCAGCGACTGGCTGAGCTGGCTGCTGATCATTGCCGGCCTCGGTCTTGGCGGCGCCATCGGCGCTTACATGGCGCGCACGGTCAAGATGACCGACATGCCGCAGCTGGTTGCCGCCTTCCACTCGCTGGTTGGTCTGGCTGCTGTTTTCGTGGCCGCAGCGGCGCTTTATGCGCCTGAAGCCTTCGGCATCGGCGTGCCCGGCGCCATCCACGCCCAGGCGCTGGTCGAAATGTCGATCGGCGTCGCCATCGGCGCCTTCACCTTCACCGGTTCGGTCATCGCCTTCGCCAAGCTCAACGGCAATATGAGCGGCAAGCCGATCATCCTGCCCTTCCGCCACTTCATTCACATCGCGCTGGGCGTCGCCATCATCGCGCTAGTCTGGGCCTTTACCGTCTCTGCCGATCCCTGGCTGTTCTGGGCCATCACCATCCTTGCCCTGATCCTGGGCGGGCTGATGATCATTCCGATCGGCGGCGCCGACATGCCGGTGGTCGTTTCGATGCTCAACTCCTATTCCGGTTGGGCCGCGGCAGGCATCGGCTTCACCCTCGGCAACACTGCGCTGATCATCACCGGCGCGCTGGTCGGCTCCTCGGGCGCCATCCTGAGCTACATCATGTGCAAGGCGATGAACCGCTCGTTCATCTCGGTCATCCTGGGTGGCTTTGGCGGCGACACGTCGTCTGCTGCCGGTGGCGTCGAAGACGACCGTCCGGTCAAGCAGGGCGCCGCAGACGATGCTGCGTTCCTGATGAAGAATGCCGGCAAGGTCATCATCGTGCCCGGCTACGGCATGGCCGTCGCCCAGGCCCAGCACGCTTTGCGCGAAATGGCCGATCTACTCAAGGCCGCCGGTGTCGAAGTCAAATACGCCATCCATCCCGTGGCCGGCCGCATGCCGGGGCACATGAACGTGCTCCTCGCCGAAGCCAACGTGCCCTATGACGAAGTGTTCGAGCTCGAAGACATCAACTCCGAATTCGCCCAGTCGGACGTGGCCTTCGTCATTGGCGCCAATGACGTCACCAACCCCTCGGCCAAGACCGACAAGAGCTCGCCGATCTACGGCATGCCAGTTTTGAACGTCGAAGATGCCGGCACGGTGCTCTTCATCAAGCGCGGCATGGCCGCTGGTTACGCTGGCGTCCAGAACGAACTCTTCTATCGCGACAACACCATGATGCTGTTTGGTGACGCCAAGAAGATGACCGAAGACATCGTCAAGGCGCTGGGCCACTAG
- a CDS encoding proton-translocating transhydrogenase family protein, with amino-acid sequence METTANTTADLATAIAHGAIGGAIDPFTFRLAIFVLAIFVGYFVVWGVTPALHTPLMSVTNAISSVIVVGALLAVGVHSVNDAGWASKLFGFIALVFASVNIFGGFLVTQRMLAMYKKKG; translated from the coding sequence ATGGAAACAACTGCAAACACCACGGCGGATCTTGCCACGGCCATCGCCCATGGGGCGATCGGCGGCGCCATCGACCCCTTCACCTTCCGCCTTGCCATCTTCGTCCTGGCCATCTTTGTCGGCTATTTCGTGGTTTGGGGCGTGACCCCTGCCCTCCACACGCCGCTGATGAGCGTCACCAACGCCATTTCCTCGGTCATCGTCGTCGGCGCGCTCCTTGCCGTCGGCGTCCATTCGGTCAATGACGCCGGCTGGGCTTCCAAGCTCTTCGGCTTCATCGCGCTGGTCTTTGCTTCGGTGAACATCTTCGGCGGGTTCCTCGTGACTCAGCGCATGCTCGCCATGTACAAGAAGAAGGGTTGA
- a CDS encoding Re/Si-specific NAD(P)(+) transhydrogenase subunit alpha, which produces MKIAVLRERAEGESRVAATPETVGKFIGLGATVSVEEGAGLGSRIGDDQFVAAGATISPTVAIAVQGADIVLCVRRPSASTLTGVNPGALVIGALDPYGNEADVAALAQTGVTAMVMEFMPRITRAQVMDILSSQANLAGYQAVIEAAAVFERAMPMMMTAAGTVRPAKAFVMGAGVAGLQAIATAKRLGAVVSATDVRPAAKEQVESLGGKFIAVEDEEFKQAETAGGYAKQMSAEYQAKQAELTASHIAKQDIVITTALIPGRPAPRLITREMVESMAPGSVIVDLAAERGGNVELTQPGKVVDHNGVIIVGYTNVQGRIPTTASQLYARNILAFITTLIDAKEKKLAVNWDDELVKATVLTRDGAVVHPNFQQAAAAPVVTPVAAPVTAAVATEPVAARPAVRRASAKKADVPAMADTPKKAEPGVEQSIPDGAEPASVTPRKRAATRRADAVIDTAAAASPTIVKKPAARKPAVKKPVAPEEGN; this is translated from the coding sequence ATGAAGATCGCCGTTTTGCGCGAACGGGCGGAGGGTGAAAGCCGCGTTGCCGCCACCCCCGAAACCGTGGGCAAGTTCATTGGCCTCGGCGCCACGGTCAGTGTCGAAGAAGGCGCTGGTCTCGGCTCCCGGATCGGCGACGACCAGTTCGTTGCCGCCGGTGCGACCATCAGCCCGACCGTCGCCATTGCCGTTCAAGGCGCCGACATCGTCCTCTGCGTCCGCCGTCCCTCAGCGTCCACACTGACCGGCGTCAATCCCGGCGCACTGGTGATCGGCGCGCTCGATCCCTATGGCAACGAAGCCGATGTTGCCGCCTTGGCCCAGACCGGCGTCACCGCCATGGTCATGGAATTCATGCCGCGCATCACCCGCGCCCAGGTCATGGATATCCTTTCCTCCCAAGCCAACCTTGCCGGCTATCAGGCCGTCATCGAAGCGGCAGCCGTTTTCGAACGCGCCATGCCGATGATGATGACTGCTGCGGGTACCGTCCGCCCGGCCAAGGCCTTCGTCATGGGCGCCGGCGTTGCCGGTCTCCAGGCCATCGCCACCGCCAAGCGTCTCGGCGCCGTTGTTTCGGCGACCGACGTGCGCCCTGCAGCCAAGGAACAAGTCGAGTCCTTGGGCGGCAAGTTCATCGCCGTCGAGGACGAAGAGTTCAAGCAGGCCGAAACCGCAGGCGGCTATGCCAAGCAGATGAGCGCCGAATATCAGGCCAAACAGGCCGAGCTCACCGCTTCGCACATCGCCAAGCAAGACATCGTCATCACCACCGCATTGATTCCAGGCCGCCCCGCGCCGCGCCTAATCACCCGCGAAATGGTCGAGTCCATGGCGCCCGGTTCGGTGATCGTCGACCTCGCGGCCGAACGCGGCGGCAATGTCGAGCTGACCCAACCCGGCAAGGTCGTCGACCATAATGGCGTGATCATTGTCGGCTACACCAATGTGCAGGGTCGCATCCCGACCACCGCCAGCCAGCTCTATGCCCGCAATATCCTTGCCTTCATCACGACGCTGATCGACGCCAAGGAAAAGAAACTCGCGGTCAACTGGGACGACGAACTGGTCAAGGCCACCGTTCTGACCCGCGACGGGGCCGTTGTGCATCCCAACTTCCAGCAGGCCGCCGCAGCGCCGGTCGTTACCCCCGTCGCAGCCCCAGTAACCGCAGCAGTTGCCACAGAGCCGGTTGCCGCTCGTCCGGCAGTGCGCCGCGCATCGGCCAAGAAGGCGGATGTACCGGCCATGGCCGATACGCCAAAAAAGGCCGAGCCCGGAGTCGAGCAGTCCATCCCCGATGGGGCTGAACCGGCTTCGGTTACCCCGCGCAAGCGCGCTGCGACCCGAAGGGCAGATGCAGTGATCGACACGGCGGCAGCCGCGAGCCCAACCATCGTCAAGAAGCCGGCGGCCCGCAAGCCTGCCGTAAAGAAGCCTGTCGCTCCGGAGGAGGGCAACTAA
- a CDS encoding aa3-type cytochrome c oxidase subunit IV, with translation MATQHPTDPHPAPVQESFMDYAQHEKTYSGFVTGVKWTVYGLAAFMVVLYFVVQP, from the coding sequence ATGGCTACTCAGCACCCCACCGATCCCCACCCCGCTCCGGTACAGGAATCCTTTATGGATTACGCGCAGCACGAAAAAACCTATTCGGGCTTCGTGACTGGCGTGAAGTGGACCGTTTACGGCCTCGCCGCTTTCATGGTGGTGCTTTACTTCGTCGTCCAGCCCTGA
- a CDS encoding M3 family oligoendopeptidase, with amino-acid sequence MISGDANMSAAAAQKGHNQFGNLPVWDLTDLYPDKDSAEFKAALDEAKSLATQFEAKYKGKLADLTASGKLVDAIKDSEVLGDLTGRIGSFSFLQYAQKSTDPDRAKFMGDTNEALTSLSTKVLFFELELNRIGDAELDAAIAADPELARYKTWFAELRKAKPYQLDDKLEELFHDKSVTAYSAWNRLFDETLSGLEFEVNGETLNLESTLHLLSERDETQRQAAFEALAKTFKANVRLFTHITNVLAKDKEISDRWRGYEDIADSRHMANSVEREVVDALQKAVEEAYPRLSHRYYKMKARWFGKDKLNAWDRNAPLPTSDERIWDWDTAVTTVLDAYGRFSPELADVARPFFNSGWIDAPTGNGKLSGAFAHPTVPSAHPYLMLNYLGRTRDIMTLAHELGHGVHQRLAAAQGPILANTPLTLAETASVFGEMLTFRSLLDNTTDPKQRFALLSSKVEDMLNTVVRQIAFYTFERRVHTARRQGELRAEEINQIWLDVQRESLGEGVASNDGYEVFWTYIPHFIHSPFYVYAYAFGDCLVNSLYAQYEKASEGFAERYFELLKAGGSKHHSELLAPFGLDAKDPQFWSLGLSMIERLIDELEATSP; translated from the coding sequence ATGATTTCCGGAGACGCGAATATGTCCGCAGCCGCAGCGCAAAAGGGCCATAACCAATTCGGCAACCTGCCGGTCTGGGACCTCACCGATCTTTATCCGGACAAGGACAGCGCCGAGTTCAAGGCCGCATTGGACGAAGCCAAAAGCCTCGCAACGCAGTTCGAGGCCAAATACAAAGGCAAGCTGGCCGACCTGACCGCCTCCGGCAAACTCGTCGACGCCATCAAGGACAGCGAAGTCCTCGGCGACCTCACCGGCCGCATCGGCTCCTTCTCGTTTCTCCAATATGCGCAGAAGTCGACCGATCCAGACCGCGCCAAGTTCATGGGCGACACCAACGAGGCGCTGACCTCGCTGTCCACCAAGGTTCTGTTCTTCGAACTCGAACTCAACCGCATCGGCGATGCCGAACTCGATGCCGCGATCGCAGCCGATCCGGAACTGGCGCGCTACAAGACCTGGTTCGCCGAACTGCGCAAGGCCAAGCCCTACCAGCTCGACGACAAGCTCGAAGAGCTGTTCCACGACAAGTCGGTAACCGCCTATTCGGCCTGGAACCGGCTCTTCGACGAAACGCTGTCGGGCCTCGAATTCGAGGTCAACGGCGAGACGCTGAACCTGGAATCGACCTTGCATTTGCTTTCCGAACGCGACGAGACACAGCGGCAAGCGGCGTTCGAGGCACTGGCAAAAACCTTCAAAGCCAATGTGCGGCTCTTCACACACATCACCAATGTGCTGGCCAAGGACAAGGAAATCTCCGACCGCTGGCGTGGCTACGAAGACATTGCCGACAGCCGCCATATGGCCAATTCGGTGGAACGCGAAGTCGTCGATGCGCTGCAAAAGGCAGTCGAAGAAGCCTATCCGCGTCTCTCGCATCGCTACTACAAGATGAAGGCCCGTTGGTTCGGCAAGGACAAGCTCAATGCCTGGGACCGCAATGCGCCGCTGCCGACCAGCGACGAGCGCATCTGGGACTGGGACACCGCCGTCACCACCGTGCTCGACGCCTATGGCCGCTTCTCGCCCGAACTGGCCGACGTCGCCCGGCCCTTCTTCAACTCCGGCTGGATCGACGCACCCACCGGCAACGGCAAGCTTTCGGGCGCCTTTGCGCATCCGACCGTGCCCAGCGCCCATCCCTATCTGATGCTGAACTATCTCGGACGCACGCGGGACATCATGACCTTGGCGCACGAACTGGGCCATGGCGTCCACCAGCGCCTCGCCGCCGCGCAAGGGCCGATCCTCGCCAATACGCCGCTGACCCTTGCTGAAACCGCTTCGGTCTTTGGCGAGATGCTGACCTTCCGCTCGCTCCTCGACAACACCACCGACCCCAAGCAGCGCTTTGCGCTTCTGTCCTCCAAGGTCGAGGACATGCTCAACACAGTGGTGCGGCAAATCGCCTTCTACACCTTCGAGCGCCGCGTCCACACCGCCCGCCGGCAGGGCGAGTTGCGGGCAGAGGAGATCAACCAGATCTGGCTCGATGTGCAGCGGGAATCGCTGGGCGAAGGCGTCGCCTCAAACGACGGCTATGAAGTGTTCTGGACCTATATTCCGCACTTCATCCACTCGCCCTTCTATGTCTACGCCTATGCCTTTGGCGATTGCCTTGTGAACTCGCTTTATGCTCAGTATGAAAAAGCCAGTGAAGGCTTTGCGGAGCGCTATTTCGAGCTGCTCAAAGCCGGGGGAAGCAAGCATCATTCCGAGCTTTTGGCGCCCTTCGGACTCGATGCCAAAGATCCTCAATTCTGGTCGCTCGGCCTTTCCATGATCGAGCGCCTTATCGACGAGCTGGAAGCAACGTCTCCCTGA